One Torulaspora globosa chromosome 5, complete sequence DNA window includes the following coding sequences:
- the SPC1 gene encoding signal peptidase complex subunit SPC1 (ancestral locus Anc_5.151), with protein MSEILEEVKRKLVFPIDFPSQQRTERVQNIVLATGSVLSCLVGFYMQSLTHLMVIYGLAVVLALIAVLPAYPSYTSRKLEWAKSSIVA; from the coding sequence ATGTCTGAAATTCTCGAGGAAGTCAAACGCAAGCTGGTCTTTCCTATTGATTTCCCAAGCCAGCAGAGAACTGAGCGTGTACAGAACATCGTTCTGGCAACGGGATCCGTGCTGTCCTGCCTTGTCGGCTTCTACATGCAATCATTGACCCACCTAATGGTGATTTACGGGTTGGCAGTCGTTCTTGCGTTGATCGCGGTTTTGCCTGCCTATCCGTCCTACACAAGTCGCAAACTGGAGTGGGCCAAGAGCAGCATTGTGGCTTGA
- the CAL4 gene encoding Cal4p (ancestral locus Anc_5.150) — protein MEGDKSATEPDREDVKAFAMPLHMVEKDMSFEERKNLLLLNQIIVFILNTSHYMTDLIYALYYLSNCEGTGEVKDGEGQDKLGQQDSNIVDQLSQIRKQLYTLAAQFRSNFRQMLDESNMASLDSAPKFRKLIDRNLICVLGVINELLISEMKSISEPLSMQLHNCLMGFANIYQFLRKVPIHHQYKITKPQLDVLLKALGQELIPSWKYQLDLLNFKLFNLLASHPSIVAQYRDATGDTVSDVRDGPGFKRFVTWLKDEIVGKAAF, from the coding sequence ATGGAAGGTGACAAGAGTGCTACTGAGCCCGACAGGGAGGATGTCAAGGCTTTTGCGATGCCCTTGCACATGGTAGAAAAGGACATGAGTTtcgaagagagaaagaatcTGCTTTTGCTGAACCAAATCATCGTGTTCATCCTGAACACGTCTCACTACATGACAGATCTGATCTATGCCCTCTACTACCTTTCGAATTGCGAAGGCACTGGGGAAGTCAAGGACGGCGAAGGCCAGGACAAACTGGGACAGCAGGACAGTAACATAGTGGATCAACTCTCTCAGATCCGGAAGCAACTGTATACCCTTGCGGCCCAGTTTAGAAGCAATTTTCGACAAATGCTGGACGAGTCTAACATGGCCAGCCTGGATTCAGCACCGAAGTTCCGGAAATTGATCGACCGCAATCTGATCTGCGTCCTTGGAGTCATCAACGAGTTGTTGATCTCCGAGATGAAGAGCATATCCGAGCCGCTGTCGATGCAGTTACACAACTGTCTCATGGGTTTCGCCAATATCTACCAGTTCCTGAGGAAAGTGCCGATACATCACCAGTACAAGATTACGAAGCCGCAGCTGGACGTGCTACTGAAAGCGTTGGGCCAAGAGCTCATTCCCAGTTGGAAATACCAACTGGATCTactgaatttcaagcttttcaaccTCCTGGCGTCGCATCCGAGCATAGTGGCCCAGTACCGAGACGCTACAGGCGACACCGTCTCAGACGTACGAGACGGCCCCGGGTTCAAACGGTTCGTAACCTGGCTGAAAGATGAGATAGTAGGTAAGGCAGCATTTTAG